The DNA segment ATGCAGTCGCTGTAAATTCTGGCACTTCTGCAATGCTGCTTTCACTTGCAGCACTGAACATACAAAGCGGGGATGAAATAATCACAACTCCATTTACGTTTGCTGCTACGTCGAATGTGATTCTACTAAACAACGCAAAACCGGTCTTTGTCGATATAGAACCAGAAACATACAACATAGATCCCAACAAGATTGTAAAAGCAATTACAAAGAAGACCAAGGCGATAATGCCAATTGATTACGGTGGACAGAGTGCCGACCTAATAGAAATTAACGAGATAGCAGAAAAGTATGATCTACACGTAATAGAAGATGCAGCTCCTGCCTTGGGTGCGACACATCGAGACCGAAAAGTTGGAAGCATAAGCACCGTGGCAGGCTTCTCATTTGGTCCTGACAAACACATGAACACCGGTGAGGGAGGCATGATAACCACAAACGATGTGGAATTGGCAGAAAAATGTAGAATATTGAGAAAGAATGGAGCAGCCAAAAGATACTATCACACATACATAGGATGGAATGCAAAAATGCCTGATCCCAACGCTGCATTGGGATCATCTCAATTAAAGAGAATAGAGACAATAGTAGACACCAAAAATCAGCTTGCAAAATACTATACGGAAAAACTTGATGACGTATCTGGAATTCATACGCCCATAGTAAAGGATTACAACAGGCACACGTTCATGCTGTACCCGATTTTGGCAAAGACACCGGAATTACGAGAGAAAATCCGATCAGAGTTAGAAAAGAACGGTGTGGAGACTAGGATTAACTTTCCACCAGTACACCTACAGCCCGTTTATAGACAAATTTTGGGAACAAAGGAAGGTTTGTGTCCAATAGCAGAAGACCTCGCAGAGAGAATTTTGGGCATTCCGATATTCCTAAAGATTACCACAGAGCAGCAGGATTTGATTATAAACATAATAAAACAGGCTGCAAAGTAATCAACATGTACAAAGGTAAAAAGATTCTAGTTACTGGCGGAACTGGCATGATTGGCTCTCATGTTGTGGAGCTTTTGGTAGCCGAAGGGGCACATGTTAGAACCATTGTCCACAGCAGACCAATACCAGAAGAGATACAGAACTGTAATGTAGAATTCATGAACGGTGATTTAACGGATAAGGAATTTGCAGAAAAGGCAGTAAAAGGAACTGATTTTGTTTTTCACCTAGCAGCATACACGGGCGGATTAGGAAGAACAAGCACACATCCAGCCAGCACCCTGACACCAAATCTAATAATGGATGGAAACGTCTTAGATGCGGCAAGAAAAGAAAATGTGGAGAGGTTTCTTTACGCAAGCTGTACGTGTGTCTATCCAAACATTGAGAAGGATCTGATGGAAGCAGATGCATGGGCAGGCGATCCACCAGCCGCGCACGCATCATATTCTTGGTCAAAAAGAATGGGAGAGCTTCAAGCCATATCACACCACAAAGAATACGGAATGAAGGTTGCTCTAGTCAGACCATCAAATTCGTATGGTCCAAGAGACAGTCTTGACCCGCAAACCGCGCACGCGCTTGGGGCACTAATGATAAAAGGATTGAGCAAAATGGATCCATTTGTTATCTGGGGAGACGGAAAACCAGTAAGAGAATACATCTATGCCAGAGACGCTGCCAAAGGAATGCTTTTGACACTTGAAAAATATTGCACGGCGGAACCTCTGAATTTAGCTAGCGGCGAGTATTTGAGCATCGAGGAATTGGCAAGAAAAATAATCAAGCTATGCAATTATGAGCCAAAAATTATTTTTGACAAGACAAAGCCATCTGGTCAGGCAAGACGTGTTCTTTTAAACAATAAAGCTGAGGAAAAAATAGGCTTTAAGGCAGAAACTTCGATGGAAGAGGGATTAGCAAAAACCCTAAAATGGTACAGACAAAACCAAAAGGCGGACAGTATTGAAATTTAATGATAAACGAGTACTGGTCACCGGAGGAGCTGGATTCATTGGCTCAGAGGTAGTTTCGCAGCTATTAGATGAAGATGCCAGAGTCACAGTTTTAGACAACTTTGCTTCTGGAAAAAAACACTATCTACCGTCCCACAAAAAGCTGACAGTCATTACTGGAGACATAATGGATGAGAGAGTAGTCAAAAAGGCAGTCAGGGATCAGGAAATCATATTCAATCTAGCAGCCCTTCCTTTCATACCAGACTCTTATCATTATCCAGTAGACTTTTTCAAAACCAATACCATCGGTAACCTAAATGTACTCTGGGAAGCGATAAAGTCCAAATCAACCGATGTATTCATACAGATTTCAACAAGTGAAGTCTATGGTTCTGCCCAGTTCACGCCGATGGACGAGAACCATCCCACCGCGCCATATTCAACGTATGCAGTAAGTAAACTTGCCGCAGACAGGGCGACTTTTACATTACATAAAGAAAATGGCATTCCTGTAGTGGTCATTAGACCATTTAACACATTTGGGCCAAGATACACCCAACCATACATCATCCCAGAGATCATAAACCAAATGCTTAACGGTGCAACAGAACTTTCTTTAGGCAACATTAACGCCACACGAGACTTTACTTTTGTGTCAGACACTGCAAATGCACTACTAAAGGCTGCAAACGAAAAGAAGGCTATTGGTGAAATAATCAACATAGGTTCTGGAACGGAGATCAGAATTCAGGATTTAGCTCATAAAATTGCCAAAGTTGCAGGTAAGAAGATCAAGATAAAAACTGATGAGAGTAGACTTCGACCGTATGACGTAAACCGTTTGATCTGCAACAATACAAAAGCTGTAAAGCTGCTGAAATGGCGGCCACGTGTTTCCATCGAAGCAGGTCTGAAGATCACGTTCGATTGGGCCAAGAAGAACAAAGTTGCATTCAACGCACCATTCAAACGATGGTATTACAAAAATACAGACGATTAAGAGCTGGTCAGCCCACCATTAATCTTCAATGCAATAAAACCTACAAACACTGCATACCAAAGTGTGAAAATTCGAATTATAATCCCAATCACAAATGCCGATGCAACATCAACGCCACCCAATGTAAGCAAACCAGCAATACTACCCTCAGTTATTCCGATTCCTCCAGGTACGAAGGAAGCTGCACCGAGAATTAATGACGACGAATAAATTGAAACAATGTTTAGATATTCAAGTACATCAATGTCTAGAGCCAACATAACTAGATACGCAGCAACACCGATTAGAAACCAGTATGCAATCGAGACAACAATAGAGAGAAAGGCTGTCTTGCCCGTAATGGATTGTTGAATTGTATCCTGAGAATTGGAAAGTATATCCGTAGTTTTCTTAAGAAATTTAATTCGTTGTAAAAACAAAAGGGTCTTGTCGAATGCAGTTTGGGATCTCAACAATATGAAAATCACCGCAAGCACTATAGATGCTGCAATTATTACATAGATGCCAATACCAAGAAACCATATACCTAATATTGATACGAATAAAGCGCCCGTAAGATCATACAATCTTTCAATAAAAACTAATGGAGCTGTTTTTGTCATCGGAATATTAAATTTATTTTTCAGTAACTGTGATTTTATCAATTCCCCGATTTGACCAGGTGTTGCTGAAAGTGAAAAACTTGATACATATATCAACAAACTAGAGCGAGTTGGAAGATAGATTTTCAAATTCTTTAGCAGGATTGTCCATCTGAGAAATAATACAAGCCAGCTACACGATACTATTACCAATATTATTGGCAGATATGCAGTCTTGAAGTTCACTATTTTGTCATAAATTATGCTAAAATCCAAAACAAGTAAGAAACTTGCATAGATACCGATTGCGATTATTAACACTATGATGAGTTTGTTGACTAGTTTTGGTTCCAATGTGTTACTTGCGCAGTTTCATGTATTTTGAATTGAATCTTGCTATAAAATTAAGGGTGTCATCATTGATCAATTGCAAGTTAGGTATTACACAATGACCACCAATAAATCCAGGAAACATTTTGGGCCTATTACCTAGAAACTTGTGAATCTCATCCGCAAACGACCACATTTCGTCATAGTTTACACCGTGCTTCATTGCAATTACATTACTAATTTGAGCGTAAGAAATCAGCCAGCCATAATATGATGTGTCACATACAATCTTGGCCAATTCCAGTGTGACAGGCTTGGAGATTCTTTTTGTTTTAACGCCGGATCTTTTCATTATCTTGGAGAAGGTCCTGACCGCCCACGCCTTGTTTGGAGCGTTATCTTCTATTGCAAAAAACTTTGCATATCGCTTAAGATCATACAGCATTCTCTTGTGCACGCCACGAGTAGCACTGTAAATGACTGGAATGGAAAGTTTTGCTTGCAGTGTTTTTGTAGTGTTTGGCTCTATTGTGCTATGAATTACAACACATTTTGGGCGGAACTTGTCACATATTGCCAACACGTTAGATACAAAATTTTTTGTAAACGGAATACATATGTGAACAAAAGAAGTATCAAGATTTTCCAAAGACCGGAATTGCCTTTCATTCATAAGTTTTTTGTCAAGATCAAATCCAGTTACACAGTTGTTTTTTGAGAGTAATTTAAGAATCGGACTACCAATTTCGCCCAAGCCGATTACGACATCTTTGGTTTGCTTCACTATTTGCAAGTCGTTCTGTAATGATAATAACTGTTATGTCCTTTGGCACACTACTAATCTCAGCTATCCATATTATTTATGATCAGATTCAAGGCGTGTTCTGAGATTTTATGCTCCCTATGCGTGTCATCTAGATACACATCAAAAGTTCCCAACCCCAATTTTGACATTGTGTTTTTTATTTCATTTTCGTATGTGGTAAACAAATCACCAGCAAAACAACAGG comes from the Candidatus Nitrosotenuis cloacae genome and includes:
- a CDS encoding DegT/DnrJ/EryC1/StrS family aminotransferase — protein: MPEYTIRVGQPYVTEEDAKAMHDAVLGNFLGPGPYVEKFEKEFAGYLGVKDAVAVNSGTSAMLLSLAALNIQSGDEIITTPFTFAATSNVILLNNAKPVFVDIEPETYNIDPNKIVKAITKKTKAIMPIDYGGQSADLIEINEIAEKYDLHVIEDAAPALGATHRDRKVGSISTVAGFSFGPDKHMNTGEGGMITTNDVELAEKCRILRKNGAAKRYYHTYIGWNAKMPDPNAALGSSQLKRIETIVDTKNQLAKYYTEKLDDVSGIHTPIVKDYNRHTFMLYPILAKTPELREKIRSELEKNGVETRINFPPVHLQPVYRQILGTKEGLCPIAEDLAERILGIPIFLKITTEQQDLIINIIKQAAK
- a CDS encoding NAD-dependent epimerase/dehydratase family protein, with the protein product MYKGKKILVTGGTGMIGSHVVELLVAEGAHVRTIVHSRPIPEEIQNCNVEFMNGDLTDKEFAEKAVKGTDFVFHLAAYTGGLGRTSTHPASTLTPNLIMDGNVLDAARKENVERFLYASCTCVYPNIEKDLMEADAWAGDPPAAHASYSWSKRMGELQAISHHKEYGMKVALVRPSNSYGPRDSLDPQTAHALGALMIKGLSKMDPFVIWGDGKPVREYIYARDAAKGMLLTLEKYCTAEPLNLASGEYLSIEELARKIIKLCNYEPKIIFDKTKPSGQARRVLLNNKAEEKIGFKAETSMEEGLAKTLKWYRQNQKADSIEI
- a CDS encoding NAD-dependent epimerase/dehydratase family protein — its product is MKFNDKRVLVTGGAGFIGSEVVSQLLDEDARVTVLDNFASGKKHYLPSHKKLTVITGDIMDERVVKKAVRDQEIIFNLAALPFIPDSYHYPVDFFKTNTIGNLNVLWEAIKSKSTDVFIQISTSEVYGSAQFTPMDENHPTAPYSTYAVSKLAADRATFTLHKENGIPVVVIRPFNTFGPRYTQPYIIPEIINQMLNGATELSLGNINATRDFTFVSDTANALLKAANEKKAIGEIINIGSGTEIRIQDLAHKIAKVAGKKIKIKTDESRLRPYDVNRLICNNTKAVKLLKWRPRVSIEAGLKITFDWAKKNKVAFNAPFKRWYYKNTDD
- a CDS encoding lysylphosphatidylglycerol synthase transmembrane domain-containing protein, encoding MEPKLVNKLIIVLIIAIGIYASFLLVLDFSIIYDKIVNFKTAYLPIILVIVSCSWLVLFLRWTILLKNLKIYLPTRSSLLIYVSSFSLSATPGQIGELIKSQLLKNKFNIPMTKTAPLVFIERLYDLTGALFVSILGIWFLGIGIYVIIAASIVLAVIFILLRSQTAFDKTLLFLQRIKFLKKTTDILSNSQDTIQQSITGKTAFLSIVVSIAYWFLIGVAAYLVMLALDIDVLEYLNIVSIYSSSLILGAASFVPGGIGITEGSIAGLLTLGGVDVASAFVIGIIIRIFTLWYAVFVGFIALKINGGLTSS